The proteins below are encoded in one region of Pleuronectes platessa chromosome 14, fPlePla1.1, whole genome shotgun sequence:
- the gmppaa gene encoding mannose-1-phosphate guanyltransferase alpha-A, whose product MLKAVVLIGGPQKGTRFRPLSFEVPKPLFPVAGVPMLQHHIEACAKVPNMKEILLIGFFQPNEELTRFMINAQQEFKISIRYLQEYSALGTGGGIYHFRDQIVSGSPEAFFVLNADVCSAFPLTEMLSFQKEHGEPNSSVILGTTANRTQSLNYGCIVENEETHEVLHYVEKPSTFVSDIINCGVYLFSPDIFQHIGAVFQKNQQDMLLEEPTNGWHRAEAIRLEQDIFTALAGTGKLYVYKTLKFWSQIKSAGSAIYASRLYLNQYHKTHPERLASNKEGGPKISGNVYIHPTANIDPTAKLGPNVSIGTGVTIGAGVRVRESIILHGANLQDHCCVLNSIVGWDSTVGKWARVEGTPSDPNPNDPYAKIDSETLFREGKLTPSITILGCNVTIPSEVIILNSIVLPHKDLNRSFKNQIIL is encoded by the exons ATGTTGAAGGCGGTGGTTTTGATCGGAGGTCCCCAGAAAG GCACAAGGTTCAGGCCGCTGTCTTTTGAAGTTCCCAAACCCTTGTTTCCAGTAGCTGGTGTGCCCATGCTACAGCACCACATTGAAGCATGTGCAAAG GtgccaaacatgaaggagattCTGCTCATTGGCTTTTTTCAACCAAATGAAGAACTGACCAGGTTCATGattaatgcgcagcaggagttcaAGATTTCCATCAG GTATTTGCAGGAGTACTCGGCCCTGGGTACCGGAGGAGGCATCTATCACTTCAGAGATCAGATTGTCTCCGGCAGTCCGGAGGCTTTCTTTGTCCTGAATGCTGATGTGTGCTCAGCGTTTCCCCTCACAGAGATGCTCAGCTTCCAGAAGGAACACGGAGAACCAAACAGCTCAGTTATCCTGGGGACAACG GCAAACAGAACACAGTCCTTGAATTACGGCTGTATTGTTGAAAATGAGGAAACGCATGAG GTCCTGCATTACGTGGAAAAGCCGAGCACGtttgtgagtgacatcatcAACTGCGGTGTCTACCTCTTCAGCCCGGACATCTTCCAGCACATCGGTGCAGTCTTCCAGAAGAATCAACAGGACATGTTACT agaGGAGCCAACCAACGGCTGGCACAGAGCAGAGGCCATCAGGCTGGAGCAGGACATCTTTACGGCCCTGGCAGGAACAGGCAAACTCTACGTGTATAAAACACTCAAGTTCTGGAGCCAGATCAAATCTGCAGG GTCTGCAATTTATGCCAGTCGATTGTACCTCAACCAGTATCACAAAACCCATCCTGAAAGACTGGCGTCAAATAAGGAAGGAGGACCAAAAATAAGTG GTAATGTCTATATCCACCCTACAGCCAATATTGACCCCACTGCTAAG TTGGGTCCCAATGTCTCCATTGGCACTGGAGTGACTATTGGTGCAGGGGTCAGGGTTCGGGAATCGATCATCCTCCATGGTGCAAATCTGCAG GATCACTGCTGTGTTCTGAACAGCATCGTGGGATGGGATAGCACCGTCGGCAAGTGGGCGAGAGTGGAAGGAACCCCGAGCGACCCGAACCCCAACGACCCGTATGCAAAGATCGACAGTGAGACGCTGTTCAGAGAAGGGAAACTCACGCCCTCCATTACTATTCTCG GTTGTAACGTGACCATCCCCTCCGAGGTGATCATACTCAACTCGATTGTCCTCCCACACAAAGACCTGAACCGCAGCTTCAAAAACCAGATCATTCTTTAG